One genomic window of Amphiura filiformis chromosome 3, Afil_fr2py, whole genome shotgun sequence includes the following:
- the LOC140148490 gene encoding uncharacterized protein isoform X1: MMEGDSSGQSHVALNVEPDGVQHGNSVLTVRETDDQEMGLAVAILELIGSQPHVQVAESHGSENQEDGIQQVQVLEISQTETQDHIHAQEGNVVSITEISESQKDAIHALETLVQIGHTGHHEDIGHHLEHSQEEHVVIQFETAGVDQEVSQFKVAKNANEEGNDSEHQSNLNGSLCIPVSNSSNIINDSEPTPKRIAVPPVTHTTTSPRTRSKVRKELEESSNTNRKSSSKQLSEPEMVQDGVAAEISSPRTRQAEKVKKMEQKVDDQNDDKSGTKKTPKKRAVTKRSPGVRNKRPRNQLSEQSENENSGNRSVDSPLEDKTAHLCPTCAQPFTRKDNLKVHMRKKHEEELVEPKSAPKLTCFHPECGVTIYHTSRMIEHMEKDHGLVYQKQHLEFDSFEEFQRWKDEEEAAKFVQFTSSSKEKLTSQGVKSLYFKCQKDGNDQPHRKKGQPGRLTDRKAHKGSVKSNMWCPARINAKLNTKTGHVSVFYIQSHSHPISYEDTKHHRLPELLRKEIMAKFARGISIDEIYNDLHKPRDMENNASPLLNKQHYVSKRFLYMLRTKVTSSKKLHEDEKTSVRLLVEKLKSESFDPVLMFKAANENTIEGDGLASYAEHIQHIGEGTYVVALQAKEQLTLLERSGNKAICIDATHTVNRWGIQLVTLFVGDDYQNSYPVAYLLSNQVDGNILKAFILSIKARCPTFAPLILITDEDNTGLAQFEEIFGQGCFSHFLSKWHIHQAWLKQLKHLVPIISMRQEMYHCLVILLEEKNVRIFDYLVNAFLSHYADKCQVFTDYFQVTYASRPMKWAMCFLTADNVACKYMFQDSFHDQVKNFYTQKRKSNKRVDFLTNILLEIAKNDSWCRNTQQFQQPCMKASGNKVLSNHERGTAIPSGNVKEEGPPDQLWKVSIDSSGDPPKIECHEVRKLKEFCDEEFCYHKCLELPCFNLCRHLYRCSCVEETQICQHIHKVHMLRVAQIYRVPQHMQSDHVDLAANVVELSCSQEPVDDDHDDGDPEETKQITNLKQQCQDMFSLLKDGRVRQLLLQHVCSTVSDLVATCEAVQQGAVTVTYEQQPVEPEGEQTAVAEQIIAIPIVETQPQNQ; encoded by the exons ATGGAAGGGGACAGTTCTGGACAGTCCCACGTTGCCTTAAATGTAGAGCCTGATGGAGTACAGCATGGCAATAGTGTGCTGACAGTGAGAGAGACTGATGATCAAGAAATGGGCCTAGCAGTAGCCATCTTGGAGTTGATTGGAAGTCAACCTCATGTACAG GTGGCTGAGAGCCATGGAAGTGAGAATCAAGAAGATGGTATTCAACAGGTGCAAGTCTTAGAGATATCACAGACAGAGACACAAGATCACATTCACGCACAG GAAGGAAATGTTGTGTCTATAACAGAAATAAGTGAATCCCAGAAAGATGCCATACATGCTTTGGAAACATTGGTACAGATTGGTCACACTGGACATCATGAAGACATTGGACATCATCTTGAACATTCTCAAGAAGAACATGTTGTCATACAGTTTGAAACAGCAGGGGTGGATCAGGAGGTCAGCCAGTTCAAAGTGGCAAAG AATGCTAATGAAGAAGGAAATGATTCTGAACACCAATCCAATTTGAATGGTTCATTGTGTATACCAGTATCTAACTCCTCCAACATTATCAATGACTCGGAACCAACACCAAAAAGAATAGCAGTACCTCCAGTGACACACACTACAACATCACCCAGGACAAGATCAAAGGTCAGAAAGGAGCTGGAAGAGAGTAGCAACACAAATCGGAAGAGTTCATCAAAGCAGTTGTCAGAGCCTGAAATGGTTCAGGATGGAGTGGCAGCAGAAATCAGTTCACCAAGAACCAGGCAAGCAGAGAAAGTCAAGAAGATGGAACAGAAGGTAGATGACCAAAATGATGACAAATCTGGAACCAAAAA AACTCCAAAGAAGAGAGCTGTTACAAAGAGGTCACCTGGAGTGAGAAATAAAAGACCGAGAAACCAACTATCAGAACAGAGTGAAAATGAA aattccGGCAACAGATCCGTTGATTCACCTTTAGAAGATAAGACCGCTCATCTTTGTCCCACGTGTGCACAACCTTTCACTCGCAAAGACAACCTCAAAGTTCACATGCGAAAGAAACACGAAGAGGAGTTAGTGGAACCCAAATCTGCTCCCAAATTGACCTGTTTCCATCCAGAGTGTGGAGTTACTATTTATCACACATCTAGAATGATTGAGCATATGGAGAAGGACCACGGGTTAGTCTACCAGAAACAACACCTAGAGTTTGACTCGTTTGAGGAGTTTCAAAGATGGAAAGATGAAGAGGAAGCTGCAAAGTTTGTTCAGTTTACTTCAAGTAGTAAAGAGAAGTTAACAAGTCAAGGGGTTAAAAGCTTGTATTTCAAGTGCCAGAAGGATGGGAATGATCAACCTCATCGGAAGAAAGGACAACCTGGGAGGTTAACAGATAGGAAGGCACATAAAGGAAGCGTGAAGTCTAACATGTGGTGTCCGGCAAGGATAAACGCTAAGTTGAATACAAAGACTGGACATGTGTCTGTGTTTTACATTCAATCTCACTCCCATCCCATCTCGTACGAAGATACCAAACACCATCGCTTGCCGGAATTACTCAGGAAAGAAATCATGGCTAAGTTTGCTAGAGGGATCTCCATCGATGAGATCTACAATGATCTACACAAACCTAGGGATATGGAGAATAATGCATCTCCTCTGCTGAACAAGCAACACTATGTGTCGAAGAGATTTCTGTATATGCTCAGGACTAAAGTGACTTCATCTAAGAAGCTCCATGAAGATGAGAAAACCTCTGTGAGGTTGCTTGTAGAGAAGCTGAAGTCAGAGAGTTTTGACCCAGTACTAATGTTCAAAGCAGCTAATGAGAATACCATAGAAGGAGATGGATTGGCATCATACGCAGAACATATACAACACATAGGAGAAGGTACTTATGTTGTTGCGTTACAAGCGAAAGAGCAGCTGACGCTACTTGAGCGTTCTGGAAATAAAGCAATCTGTATCGATGCCACTCATACTGTCAATAGATGGGGCATTCAGTTGGTGACATTATTTGTTGGCGACGACTATCAGAATAGCTATCCTGTTGCATACCTTCTGAGCAACCAAGTAGACGGTAATATTTTGAAAGCTTTCATACTGTCTATCAAAGCCAGGTGTCCAACTTTTGCACCTTTGATCCTCATAACAGATGAAGACAACACTGGACTGGCACAGTTTGAAGAAATCTTTGGCCAAGGGTGTTTCAGCCATTTCCTGAGCAAGTGGCATATCCATCAAGCATGGCTAAAGCAATTGAAACACCTTGTACCAATCATATCTATGAGGCAAGAGATGTATCATTGTCTTGTCATACTCTTAGAAGAGAAGAATGTCCGGATATTTGACTACTTAGTTAATGCTTTCCTCTCCCACTATGCAGATAAGTGTCAAGTCTTCACAGATTACTTTCAAGTAACTTACGCTTCTAGACCCATGAAATGGGCAATGTGCTTTCTTACGGCAGACAATGTGGCTTGTAAGTATATGTTTCAAGACAGTTTTCATGACCAAGTCAAGAACTTCTACACACAGAAGAGAAAATCAAACAAGCGTGTTGATTTTCTTACCAACATCCTTTTGGAGATTGCAAAGAATGACAGTTGGTGTAGGAATACGCAACAGTTCCAACAACCATGCATGAAAGCTTCCGGAAACAAAGTCTTGTCAAATCATGAGAGAGGTACAGCAATTCCCTCAGGAAATGTCAAGGAAGAAGGTCCACCAGACCAGCTTTGGAAAGTATCTATAGATTCCTCAGGAGATCCTCCGAAAATTGAGTGTCATGAGGTCAGAAAACTCAAAGAATTTTGTGATGAAGAATTCTGCTACCATAAGTGTCTTGAGCTGCCTTGTTTCAATCTATGTCGGCATCTATACCGCTGCAGTTGTGTTGAAGAGACTCAGATCTGTCAGCACATCCACAAAGTCCACATGCTTCGAGTTGCACAGATCTACCGTGTTCCCCAGCACATGCAAAGTGACCATGTAGATTTGGCCGCAAATGTAGTAGAGCTTAGTTGTTCACAGGAACCTGttgatgatgaccatgatgatggtGATCCGGAAGAAACTAAGCAGATTACAAATCTCAAGCAGCAGTGTCAAGATATGTTCTCTCTGCTTAAGGATGGCCGTGTGAGGCAGCTGTTATTACAGCATGTGTGTAGCACAGTGAGTGATTTAGTGGCAACTTGTGAAGCTGTTCAGCAAGGGGCAGTAACAGTAACATATGAACAACAGCCTGTGGAACCGGAGGGGGAACAAACTGCTGTTGCTGAACAAATTATTGCTATTCCAATTGTGGAAACTCAACCACAAAACCAATAA
- the LOC140148490 gene encoding uncharacterized protein isoform X2 translates to MEGDSSGQSHVALNVEPDGVQHGNSVLTVRETDDQEMGLAVAILELIGSQPHVQVAESHGSENQEDGIQQVQVLEISQTETQDHIHAQEGNVVSITEISESQKDAIHALETLVQIGHTGHHEDIGHHLEHSQEEHVVIQFETAGVDQEVSQFKVAKNANEEGNDSEHQSNLNGSLCIPVSNSSNIINDSEPTPKRIAVPPVTHTTTSPRTRSKVRKELEESSNTNRKSSSKQLSEPEMVQDGVAAEISSPRTRQAEKVKKMEQKVDDQNDDKSGTKKTPKKRAVTKRSPGVRNKRPRNQLSEQSENENSGNRSVDSPLEDKTAHLCPTCAQPFTRKDNLKVHMRKKHEEELVEPKSAPKLTCFHPECGVTIYHTSRMIEHMEKDHGLVYQKQHLEFDSFEEFQRWKDEEEAAKFVQFTSSSKEKLTSQGVKSLYFKCQKDGNDQPHRKKGQPGRLTDRKAHKGSVKSNMWCPARINAKLNTKTGHVSVFYIQSHSHPISYEDTKHHRLPELLRKEIMAKFARGISIDEIYNDLHKPRDMENNASPLLNKQHYVSKRFLYMLRTKVTSSKKLHEDEKTSVRLLVEKLKSESFDPVLMFKAANENTIEGDGLASYAEHIQHIGEGTYVVALQAKEQLTLLERSGNKAICIDATHTVNRWGIQLVTLFVGDDYQNSYPVAYLLSNQVDGNILKAFILSIKARCPTFAPLILITDEDNTGLAQFEEIFGQGCFSHFLSKWHIHQAWLKQLKHLVPIISMRQEMYHCLVILLEEKNVRIFDYLVNAFLSHYADKCQVFTDYFQVTYASRPMKWAMCFLTADNVACKYMFQDSFHDQVKNFYTQKRKSNKRVDFLTNILLEIAKNDSWCRNTQQFQQPCMKASGNKVLSNHERGTAIPSGNVKEEGPPDQLWKVSIDSSGDPPKIECHEVRKLKEFCDEEFCYHKCLELPCFNLCRHLYRCSCVEETQICQHIHKVHMLRVAQIYRVPQHMQSDHVDLAANVVELSCSQEPVDDDHDDGDPEETKQITNLKQQCQDMFSLLKDGRVRQLLLQHVCSTVSDLVATCEAVQQGAVTVTYEQQPVEPEGEQTAVAEQIIAIPIVETQPQNQ, encoded by the exons ATGGAAGGGGACAGTTCTGGACAGTCCCACGTTGCCTTAAATGTAGAGCCTGATGGAGTACAGCATGGCAATAGTGTGCTGACAGTGAGAGAGACTGATGATCAAGAAATGGGCCTAGCAGTAGCCATCTTGGAGTTGATTGGAAGTCAACCTCATGTACAG GTGGCTGAGAGCCATGGAAGTGAGAATCAAGAAGATGGTATTCAACAGGTGCAAGTCTTAGAGATATCACAGACAGAGACACAAGATCACATTCACGCACAG GAAGGAAATGTTGTGTCTATAACAGAAATAAGTGAATCCCAGAAAGATGCCATACATGCTTTGGAAACATTGGTACAGATTGGTCACACTGGACATCATGAAGACATTGGACATCATCTTGAACATTCTCAAGAAGAACATGTTGTCATACAGTTTGAAACAGCAGGGGTGGATCAGGAGGTCAGCCAGTTCAAAGTGGCAAAG AATGCTAATGAAGAAGGAAATGATTCTGAACACCAATCCAATTTGAATGGTTCATTGTGTATACCAGTATCTAACTCCTCCAACATTATCAATGACTCGGAACCAACACCAAAAAGAATAGCAGTACCTCCAGTGACACACACTACAACATCACCCAGGACAAGATCAAAGGTCAGAAAGGAGCTGGAAGAGAGTAGCAACACAAATCGGAAGAGTTCATCAAAGCAGTTGTCAGAGCCTGAAATGGTTCAGGATGGAGTGGCAGCAGAAATCAGTTCACCAAGAACCAGGCAAGCAGAGAAAGTCAAGAAGATGGAACAGAAGGTAGATGACCAAAATGATGACAAATCTGGAACCAAAAA AACTCCAAAGAAGAGAGCTGTTACAAAGAGGTCACCTGGAGTGAGAAATAAAAGACCGAGAAACCAACTATCAGAACAGAGTGAAAATGAA aattccGGCAACAGATCCGTTGATTCACCTTTAGAAGATAAGACCGCTCATCTTTGTCCCACGTGTGCACAACCTTTCACTCGCAAAGACAACCTCAAAGTTCACATGCGAAAGAAACACGAAGAGGAGTTAGTGGAACCCAAATCTGCTCCCAAATTGACCTGTTTCCATCCAGAGTGTGGAGTTACTATTTATCACACATCTAGAATGATTGAGCATATGGAGAAGGACCACGGGTTAGTCTACCAGAAACAACACCTAGAGTTTGACTCGTTTGAGGAGTTTCAAAGATGGAAAGATGAAGAGGAAGCTGCAAAGTTTGTTCAGTTTACTTCAAGTAGTAAAGAGAAGTTAACAAGTCAAGGGGTTAAAAGCTTGTATTTCAAGTGCCAGAAGGATGGGAATGATCAACCTCATCGGAAGAAAGGACAACCTGGGAGGTTAACAGATAGGAAGGCACATAAAGGAAGCGTGAAGTCTAACATGTGGTGTCCGGCAAGGATAAACGCTAAGTTGAATACAAAGACTGGACATGTGTCTGTGTTTTACATTCAATCTCACTCCCATCCCATCTCGTACGAAGATACCAAACACCATCGCTTGCCGGAATTACTCAGGAAAGAAATCATGGCTAAGTTTGCTAGAGGGATCTCCATCGATGAGATCTACAATGATCTACACAAACCTAGGGATATGGAGAATAATGCATCTCCTCTGCTGAACAAGCAACACTATGTGTCGAAGAGATTTCTGTATATGCTCAGGACTAAAGTGACTTCATCTAAGAAGCTCCATGAAGATGAGAAAACCTCTGTGAGGTTGCTTGTAGAGAAGCTGAAGTCAGAGAGTTTTGACCCAGTACTAATGTTCAAAGCAGCTAATGAGAATACCATAGAAGGAGATGGATTGGCATCATACGCAGAACATATACAACACATAGGAGAAGGTACTTATGTTGTTGCGTTACAAGCGAAAGAGCAGCTGACGCTACTTGAGCGTTCTGGAAATAAAGCAATCTGTATCGATGCCACTCATACTGTCAATAGATGGGGCATTCAGTTGGTGACATTATTTGTTGGCGACGACTATCAGAATAGCTATCCTGTTGCATACCTTCTGAGCAACCAAGTAGACGGTAATATTTTGAAAGCTTTCATACTGTCTATCAAAGCCAGGTGTCCAACTTTTGCACCTTTGATCCTCATAACAGATGAAGACAACACTGGACTGGCACAGTTTGAAGAAATCTTTGGCCAAGGGTGTTTCAGCCATTTCCTGAGCAAGTGGCATATCCATCAAGCATGGCTAAAGCAATTGAAACACCTTGTACCAATCATATCTATGAGGCAAGAGATGTATCATTGTCTTGTCATACTCTTAGAAGAGAAGAATGTCCGGATATTTGACTACTTAGTTAATGCTTTCCTCTCCCACTATGCAGATAAGTGTCAAGTCTTCACAGATTACTTTCAAGTAACTTACGCTTCTAGACCCATGAAATGGGCAATGTGCTTTCTTACGGCAGACAATGTGGCTTGTAAGTATATGTTTCAAGACAGTTTTCATGACCAAGTCAAGAACTTCTACACACAGAAGAGAAAATCAAACAAGCGTGTTGATTTTCTTACCAACATCCTTTTGGAGATTGCAAAGAATGACAGTTGGTGTAGGAATACGCAACAGTTCCAACAACCATGCATGAAAGCTTCCGGAAACAAAGTCTTGTCAAATCATGAGAGAGGTACAGCAATTCCCTCAGGAAATGTCAAGGAAGAAGGTCCACCAGACCAGCTTTGGAAAGTATCTATAGATTCCTCAGGAGATCCTCCGAAAATTGAGTGTCATGAGGTCAGAAAACTCAAAGAATTTTGTGATGAAGAATTCTGCTACCATAAGTGTCTTGAGCTGCCTTGTTTCAATCTATGTCGGCATCTATACCGCTGCAGTTGTGTTGAAGAGACTCAGATCTGTCAGCACATCCACAAAGTCCACATGCTTCGAGTTGCACAGATCTACCGTGTTCCCCAGCACATGCAAAGTGACCATGTAGATTTGGCCGCAAATGTAGTAGAGCTTAGTTGTTCACAGGAACCTGttgatgatgaccatgatgatggtGATCCGGAAGAAACTAAGCAGATTACAAATCTCAAGCAGCAGTGTCAAGATATGTTCTCTCTGCTTAAGGATGGCCGTGTGAGGCAGCTGTTATTACAGCATGTGTGTAGCACAGTGAGTGATTTAGTGGCAACTTGTGAAGCTGTTCAGCAAGGGGCAGTAACAGTAACATATGAACAACAGCCTGTGGAACCGGAGGGGGAACAAACTGCTGTTGCTGAACAAATTATTGCTATTCCAATTGTGGAAACTCAACCACAAAACCAATAA